A stretch of Brassica napus cultivar Da-Ae unplaced genomic scaffold, Da-Ae ScsIHWf_1220;HRSCAF=1744, whole genome shotgun sequence DNA encodes these proteins:
- the LOC125596511 gene encoding uncharacterized protein LOC125596511: MEAKIMGFEQLKMSYETDPDFSEIYSNTAKGAMGPFYQQDGFLFKEKCLCIPHGSMRDLLTREAHGGGLMGHFGRDKTLSVLSDDFYWPRMRRYIESLCAKCTVCLKTKSRSHPYGLHMPLPIPIAPHSITNLSPFEIVYGFRPETPMDLAALPPAMQMTEMF, from the exons ATGGAGGCtaagatcatgggttttgagCAACTCAAAATGTCTTATGAAACTGACCCTGATTTTTCGGAGATTTACAGTAACACGGCTAAGGGAGCCATGGGTCCATTCTATCAGCAGGACGGGTTCCTCTTCAAGGAGAAATGCCTGTGTATTCCTCATGGTTCCATGCGAGACTTACTGACCAGAGAAGCTCATGGGGGCGGGTTGATGGGGCATTTCGGTCGGGACAAAACTCTGAGCGTCCTGTCCGACGACTTCTATTGGCCCCGGATGAGGCGCTACATCGAGAGCCTTTGCGCTAAgtgcactgtctgtctcaaaaccaaatccaggTCGCATCCTTATGGTTTACACATGCCTTTACCTATTCCTATTGCACC gCACTCTATTACTAACCTCTCCCCTTTTGAGATCGTGTATGGCTTTAGACCAGAGACACCCATGGACCTAGCCGCATTGCCACCAGCCATGCAA ATGACGGAGATGTTCTGA